Genomic DNA from Triticum dicoccoides isolate Atlit2015 ecotype Zavitan chromosome 4B, WEW_v2.0, whole genome shotgun sequence:
AGTctctcaacatgtgcttgaaattgTAAAAACACATTAAACACATCAGACTTATGCTTAAGAAGATAAATCCAGGTAAAGTGActataagcatcaatgaaactgacataatattcGTGCCCACTAACGGACAGCtgggcaggaccccatacatctgaaaacacaagctcaagaggagttTTGACTATATGTGTAGAAACAGAAAAAGGTAACTGATGACTCTTGCCCTGCTGGCAAGCATCACAGACAGcggcatctttattactagactcgGACGGTAGCTCATGACGATGGAGGACATGGCGAACAATGGGAGATGCTGGGTGACCAAGACGAGAGTGCCATAGTGAGGGAGACACACGGACGCCACTGAAGACTTGGAACGGAGCAGCAGGAGCGGGAACATCGGTGGGAGCATCAAGCGCATATAGACCATGGCGGTAGCGACCTCTAAGAAGAATGTTCCTCGTAGCACGATCCTTAACAAAGAGATGAAATGGGTGAAATTCACAGAAAACATTATTATCCTGTGTAAGTTTAGGAACAGAGAGTAAATTACGTGCAACTGTGGGAACACGAAGAACATTTCTAAGATGCAATGTCCTAGAGGTGTTTGTGAGAAGtgatgcctgaccaacatgtgaAATGCGCATACCTGCCCCGTTAGCTGTGTGAACCTTGTCATGCCCGCGGTAAAGTTGCTGGACAGTTAGCTTGCCCAGCTCGTTCGTGACGTGCGTGGTTGCTCCAGTATCCATGTACCAAGAAGGATCGACAGGATAAGAAGGGGTGTGACCCTGTTGTGCCATGTTGACTTGACGCTCGTTGCCCTTGCCATTATTGCCGAGGCCAAGGAAGTCCGTCTTGAACCGGCGATGACAGCGAGAGGCAACATGGCGAGGCAGACCACAGAGCTGGCATGGCTGAGCCGCACCACAGGTGGTACAGCATGCACAGGCACGGCCATCAACGACAACCACCGGGGCGCCAGAGCGCGGGGCCTGCTGCTGTTGTGTCAAGGGCGCACCACCACCACCGGACTTGCCCCCTCCTCCCGAGGAAGATGCAGAGGGGCCACGGCCACCGCCTTTGCCGCGGTACACGGCGTTGACGGAGGAgtcggtggagacgtcggggcggcGCGCGTTGAGCCGTTGCTCCGTGGCCAGGAGACGGCTGTAGAGTTCCTGAGGACGAAGAGGCTCCTTACGTTCGTTAATCACCTCGGCAAGTGAGTCGTAGTCGCTGTCGAGGCCGGCTAGGATGAAGGATGTGAACTCGCTGTCGCGAAGGGGCTCTCCAATGGAAGCAAGAGTGTCAGCCAACTGCTTGATCTTGTTGTAGAAGGTGGTCACCATACCATTGTCCTTGCGAGTTTCACCAAGCTTGGCACGGATGGCCATGGATTGAGCAGTAGACTGAGACGAGAAACTCGACTCCAGGATGTCCCACACCTCATGAGAGGACGAAGCAAAGAGGACTAGCCCGACCACACCCTCACCAAGGGAGGACTGGATAGCTGAGAGGATGGCTTGGTCCTGAGCGATCCACGCACGGAACATCGGATGATGTGGCGGTGGACACGGCAGTGTACCGTTGACGAACCCTTCCAAGTAATGGCTGTGAAGGAGAGGAAGCACCTGAGCACGCCAATATAGATAGTTGTCCGGTTTAAGCTTCACCGGTAGGAGGTGCGAGAACAAAAACGGCGGCGAGGAAATCGCGGCCAGAGCAGCTTCGGCATCCACGTATGGCGTCGGGGAGATCACTGGTGGTGCAGATGGCGTCGCAGCCGGTGCGTACAGGTGCGAGGGGCCGTACGGGTAGGGCGCCCCATAGGGCGGCGGAGCCGGGTACGCGCCCTGGCCAGGATACGCCCCGTAGGAGGGACGCGCGTGTGGCAACTGGCCGTACGGCGCCGCGTACAGTGGGTAGCCGCCATGATTGGCATGGGCGGCATCGGCAACAGTAGGGCCAGCTGCGGTGTAGATGGCGGCAGCCGGAGCAGGCGCGATCGCACGCATCTGGTGCGACGCGgtagggggcggcggcgcgggcacaaTGGAGTgcacggcggccggcggcggcgacggttgcTGGGACCGGGCCAAAGCAGCAGGCGATGAAGAGGAGACGCCGGCGTACAGGGAAGACACCGGGCCGGCGAAGAGAGACCCCGCCGATTGAGTCTGCAGGGGCCCGAGCGAGCCATCCGCCGCGTAGGGCGCAGTCCCGACGTTGAGGAGACGCGCGAGAGACGGCGGGAGGAACGAGTGATCCATGTGGACGGGGGCCGGCGGCAAGAGGGCGGGGGAGGAAACCGCGGTGCCGGCGGCgcttgaggcggcggcggcggctggtggcggAGGCGTAGCGGAAGACATTAGATCGTTAGGTCTGATACCATATTAGACAAGGGTTTTAGGGTTTGTGGCACACCTCCAACGTGGGGTGACCTTTTCATTATATAGACATGTACAACATAATTACAAGTGTGGCCCAGTATATACAGAGTCTAACACGGGTCGAATGCGGGTGCAGATCATCGACGCCGTCGGGCACGCAATTgcggcatctccaacggcagcaatCTCCAAATTTTCTTTCGCATTTGTCCGCGTACAGAAAGAATCAGTCCGTGAACATGGATAACTGTCCATCGCTTTGTGCATGCATTTCAaactcttttttttaataaattgAATAAAATTCATGTAAACACAACCGGATTCCATATAAACATGAcaaatttcatataaacatgacggattttATACAAATCGAAAGAAAATATTTATATTTTGGACATATTTTAACTGCAAATGATACCGAACTAAGATAAAACTAGTCTACGGACGGCGCGACGGATATCCATTCCGACGACATGGATACTCTTAACTAGTCTACTGCCGGCCGCGGCGGATCTCCATTGTCGTCCCCTTGTCCGGCAATCATGAGCCCTGGAAGTATACGCTTCAGCGCAAAGGGCGGCTCACTTCAGCGGATATCCATTCCGACAACATGGATACCCTTGACTAGTCTACTGTCGACCGTCCAACGAGGTAACTGTCTATTATCACATGTGAGTAACTTGATAGATCCTATATCAGGTGACTGCGACCGACGAGCAGATCATCAGAGATAATTTTTGGAGAATAGATGTGGACCATATATTGCAAATCCCTTTATCCCATCATAATGTGGAAGACGTTGTTGCATGGCACTACACAAAGAATGGAGTATACAGTGTTCGTTCTGGTTCTTACAGAGTATGGGAAGATCAGTATGGTCCAAAAATTGGTTGTGAGGTTGGACAGGCGAGTACACCGGATCACCCGGTTTGGAAGAGGCTGTGGAAATTAAAACTACCAGGTAAAATTAAAATCTCCGTATGGAGATGCCTGCATAACACCATCCCATTTAAATGTACACTCGCAAACAGACATATTTCTACTAGCAGACAGTGCCCTATATGTCAGCAGGGGGCGGAAGATACCAAGCATGCGCTCTTCACTTGTTCCCGTGCTAAGTTGATATGGTCTGAGCTGGGCTTGCAAAAAGTCATAGATGAGGCGCTGCCAGTTGACTGATCAGGTGCGAGGGTGATGGAATCTCTTCTGTGCGATGACATCTTTCAGCGTCAGTACATGGATATTGTTGATATAACTGAAGTCATAGCTTCTACTAGCTGGTATCTTTGGTGGCAGCGAAGGAGGCTAGTTAGAGGAGAGCAAGTTCAAGACCCGGTCCGCCATCCAGGCCCTATCGTTAAATTTTGTCCGAGCGGCCGGGAAAACAAACCCAATGCCTCATCAAAATGCTTGGAAGGAACCATTGTCAGGGATGCAAGTGTTAAACGTGGATGCTTCATTCTCCGAAGAAGATCATTCTGGCTCCTGTTGAATGGTGGTATGGGACCATAACGGTGGATTTATAGCTGCTGCAGTAACTCAAATGTCGCATGTGGCTGATGTAGCGGTAGCCGAGGCGAGAAGATACACCAAGGTATCATGCTCATACGCGGTCCCGGGTGTGATAGCATTTTGGTCCAGTCTGACAGCTTGATCGTCGTGGATGCTTTGAGGATAAATGAAGGGTATGGTTTGGTGGCAGCGCCAATTCTTGATGATTGCCGTAACTTGCTTAAAGATTTCGGGAAGGTCATTATCGACCATTGTAATAGAGAATCGAACATGGTTGCATATGAGCTAGCTAGTTTTGGGAGGGGTAATCCACTGACTAGCGTGGTGGGATACACCTCTTGTTTTCATTCCGAATGCTTTAGCAAACAATGTAAGTTTATTATGAGTTAATAAAATAGCCATAAAAgccttcctcaaaaaacaaaaaaactccgGTGCTCGCCGTCGCGCACGTCTCCACCATCCCCGTCCGAGATTATTTCCACAAGTACTTTAGCAATGACGTTTTATCtactatagtactccctctgtatcacATAATATTTGTCGTTTGAGCAGCTGAATTTGCTGGGAAACTGGAAAGACATAGACGGGTTGATCGGACGCTGAAGTGACGAGACGTTGTACGTACAAGGGTACAACAACCGGCCACGCCCACGGTGCCATTAGAGCAGCGCAGCTAGGCTAGCGATCGATGGGCCCCGAAACACCGGCGGCACCGCCTACACCACACCATGCGAGATGCACAGTGCACACTGCCGCAGACCACCCACCAGGGAGCCCACTCCACCACCCTGCGAGATGGACCCACTCCACCACCCTGCACCACCGGACGTCCTCCCGGCGACATATTCGGCCGGACCCCTCCAGCCAGCTAGCTAGCTCACAAGATGCTTGTGTGCTGTAATTAGCAACCGGTCGCCCACATCTTGCAACCGGTGCCACTGACAATGGAGTCGTTCATGAACGCAGGCTCCGCGCCAGCCCCATCCGCGGCGAGGCCGCACGTCGTGCTGCTGGCCAGCCCCGGCGCCGGCCACCTCATACCGCTGGCCGAGCTTGCGCGGCGGCTCGTGGAGCACCACGGCTTCGCGGCCACGATCGTCACCTTCAGCGGCCTCTCCGACTCAGAAGCCCTCCCCAGCGGCATCCCTACCTCCGTCTCCACCGTCGCGCTCCCGGCCGTCAAGATCGACGACCTCCCCGCCGACGCCCTCCGTGGCAGCGTGCTCGTGGAGCTCATCCATCGCTCCCTCCCCAGCCTCAGCACCTTTCTCCGCTCCATCGGCTCGACCACTCCGCTCGCCGCGCTGGTTCCGGACTTCTTATGCTCCGCGGCGCTGCCCCTCGCGGTCGAGCTAGGCGTCCCGTGCTACGTGTTCATCCCCAGTAGCCTCACCATGATCTACCTGATGCGCCGCGTCGTGGAGCTCCACGACGACGCGGCCCCTGGCGAGTACCGCGACCTCCCGGAGCCTCTCGAGATCCCCGGGGGCTTGTCGCTGCGCCGCGCAGACCTTCCGGTCCCGTATCGCGACTGTAACGGGCCGGCTTACGCGCAACTGCTCCGGGGAGGCCGGCGATACCGCCGTGCCGACGGTTTTTTGACGAACACCTTCTACGAGATGGAACCTGCCATGGCGGAAGAGTTCAGGCAGGCGGCGGAGCAAGGCGCGTTCCCGCCGGCGTTCCCCGTGGGGCCGTTCGTCCGGTCAAACTCCGACGAGGAAACCGGCGCGTCGGCCATCCTAGAGTGGCTTGACAGCCAGCCGACAAGGTCGGTGGTGTACGTCGCGTTCGGAAGCGGCGGAGCGCTGTCTGCGGAGCAGACGGTCGAGCTCGCCGCCGGGCTAGAGGCAAGCAGACAGAGGTTCCTCTGGGTGGTGCGGATGCCGAGCCTGGACGGCCGGACGTGTGCCTTCGGGGCCCGCGACGATGACGACCCATTGGCGTGGCTTCCCGAGGGCTTCCTGGAGAGGACCAGGGGCAGGGGGCTCGCCGTGCCGGCCTGGGCGCCACAGGTGCGCGTCCTGTCCCACCCGGCGACGGCGATCTTCGTGTCGCACTGCGGGTGGAACTCGGCGCTGGAGAGCGCGGCGTCCGGCGTGCCGATGGTTGCGTGGCCGCTTTACGCGGAGCAGAGGATGAACGCCGCTCTGCTGGAAGGGACCCTCGGGGTGGCGCTGCGACCGAGAGCGCGAGAGGACGGCGGCGTCGTGGCGCGCGAGGAAGTTGCGGCCGCCGTGAACGAGCTCATGGAGGGGGAGAGTGGGCGCGCCGTGAGGCGCCGGGCCGAGGACCTGCAGCGAGCGGCGGCACGCGCGTGGTCGCCGGATGGTTCGTCGCGCCGGGCGCTGGAGGATGTCGCCGCCAAGTGGAAGGCGGGCGCTGGAGGATGTCGCCGCCAAGTGGAAGGCGGCGCTTGGCGGGGGGAGGTAACGCGGGTACAGTCTTTTATTACTATTATTACTAGTTTAGCAACCAATAATAATCCTGCACCTGCGGGCCTGACGAGCTACGGATCCTTCCCGTTTAGCAACGACCTTCAGGGCCGGTCCATACACAGCACACTCGCACCCGTTCATGCCCTGCCTCTTTGTGCAGACATTGGTTCCTTTGCAGCATCTCCATGTCGTCTCTGTGCAAATACCTGGTACCTTTGAACCAAACTTGATTTTATTTTGGTCGTTAAATTACATGGCATCGGTCGTGTATGCTTGTTGCATAACCAAACTTTTTTTTAACTCTACTGTAGTGACTATACTGTGTTCCGCCGAAGAATGCAGAAAATGAGCTGCTTGTATAACTATCCGAGAACTGTATGGAATTGGGCAGGACGGAGGCTGCCTCTCCCT
This window encodes:
- the LOC119294892 gene encoding hydroquinone glucosyltransferase-like isoform X3, with translation MESFMNAGSAPAPSAARPHVVLLASPGAGHLIPLAELARRLVEHHGFAATIVTFSGLSDSEALPSGIPTSVSTVALPAVKIDDLPADALRGSVLVELIHRSLPSLSTFLRSIGSTTPLAALVPDFLCSAALPLAVELGVPCYVFIPSSLTMIYLMRRVVELHDDAAPGEYRDLPEPLEIPGGLSLRRADLPVPYRDCNGPAYAQLLRGGRRYRRADGFLTNTFYEMEPAMAEEFRQAAEQGAFPPAFPVGPFVRSNSDEETGASAILEWLDSQPTRSVVYVAFGSGGALSAEQTVELAAGLEASRQRFLWVVRMPSLDGRTCAFGARDDDDPLAWLPEGFLERTRGRGLAVPAWAPQVRVLSHPATAIFVSHCGWNSALESAASGVPMVAWPLYAEQRMNAALLEGTLGVALRPRAREDGGVVAREEVAAAVNELMEGESGRAVRRRAEDLQRAAARAWSPDGSSRRALEDVAAKWKAGAGGCRRQVEGGAWRGEVTRQRPSGPVHTQHTRTRSCPASLCRHWFLCSISMSSLCKYLVPLNQT
- the LOC119294892 gene encoding hydroquinone glucosyltransferase-like isoform X5 — protein: MESFMNAGSAPAPSAARPHVVLLASPGAGHLIPLAELARRLVEHHGFAATIVTFSGLSDSEALPSGIPTSVSTVALPAVKIDDLPADALRGSVLVELIHRSLPSLSTFLRSIGSTTPLAALVPDFLCSAALPLAVELGVPCYVFIPSSLTMIYLMRRVVELHDDAAPGEYRDLPEPLEIPGGLSLRRADLPVPYRDCNGPAYAQLLRGGRRYRRADGFLTNTFYEMEPAMAEEFRQAAEQGAFPPAFPVGPFVRSNSDEETGASAILEWLDSQPTRSVVYVAFGSGGALSAEQTVELAAGLEASRQRFLWVVRMPSLDGRTCAFGARDDDDPLAWLPEGFLERTRGRGLAVPAWAPQVRVLSHPATAIFVSHCGWNSALESAASGVPMVAWPLYAEQRMNAALLEGTLGVALRPRAREDGGVVAREEVAAAVNELMEGESGRAVRRRAEDLQRAAARAWSPDGSSRRALEDVAAKWKAGAGGCRRQVEGGAWRGEVTRTLVPLQHLHVVSVQIPVTILCSAEECRK
- the LOC119294892 gene encoding hydroquinone glucosyltransferase-like isoform X4 — its product is MESFMNAGSAPAPSAARPHVVLLASPGAGHLIPLAELARRLVEHHGFAATIVTFSGLSDSEALPSGIPTSVSTVALPAVKIDDLPADALRGSVLVELIHRSLPSLSTFLRSIGSTTPLAALVPDFLCSAALPLAVELGVPCYVFIPSSLTMIYLMRRVVELHDDAAPGEYRDLPEPLEIPGGLSLRRADLPVPYRDCNGPAYAQLLRGGRRYRRADGFLTNTFYEMEPAMAEEFRQAAEQGAFPPAFPVGPFVRSNSDEETGASAILEWLDSQPTRSVVYVAFGSGGALSAEQTVELAAGLEASRQRFLWVVRMPSLDGRTCAFGARDDDDPLAWLPEGFLERTRGRGLAVPAWAPQVRVLSHPATAIFVSHCGWNSALESAASGVPMVAWPLYAEQRMNAALLEGTLGVALRPRAREDGGVVAREEVAAAVNELMEGESGRAVRRRAEDLQRAAARAWSPDGSSRRALEDVAAKWKAGAGGCRRQVEGGAWRGEVTRQRPSGPVHTQHTRTRSCPASLCRHWFLCSISMSSLCKYL
- the LOC119294892 gene encoding hydroquinone glucosyltransferase-like isoform X2 — protein: MESFMNAGSAPAPSAARPHVVLLASPGAGHLIPLAELARRLVEHHGFAATIVTFSGLSDSEALPSGIPTSVSTVALPAVKIDDLPADALRGSVLVELIHRSLPSLSTFLRSIGSTTPLAALVPDFLCSAALPLAVELGVPCYVFIPSSLTMIYLMRRVVELHDDAAPGEYRDLPEPLEIPGGLSLRRADLPVPYRDCNGPAYAQLLRGGRRYRRADGFLTNTFYEMEPAMAEEFRQAAEQGAFPPAFPVGPFVRSNSDEETGASAILEWLDSQPTRSVVYVAFGSGGALSAEQTVELAAGLEASRQRFLWVVRMPSLDGRTCAFGARDDDDPLAWLPEGFLERTRGRGLAVPAWAPQVRVLSHPATAIFVSHCGWNSALESAASGVPMVAWPLYAEQRMNAALLEGTLGVALRPRAREDGGVVAREEVAAAVNELMEGESGRAVRRRAEDLQRAAARAWSPDGSSRRALEDVAAKWKAGAGGCRRQVEGGAWRGEVTRTLVPLQHLHVVSVQIPGTFEPNLILFWSLNYMASVVYACCITKLFFNSTVVTILCSAEECRK
- the LOC119294892 gene encoding hydroquinone glucosyltransferase-like isoform X1 yields the protein MESFMNAGSAPAPSAARPHVVLLASPGAGHLIPLAELARRLVEHHGFAATIVTFSGLSDSEALPSGIPTSVSTVALPAVKIDDLPADALRGSVLVELIHRSLPSLSTFLRSIGSTTPLAALVPDFLCSAALPLAVELGVPCYVFIPSSLTMIYLMRRVVELHDDAAPGEYRDLPEPLEIPGGLSLRRADLPVPYRDCNGPAYAQLLRGGRRYRRADGFLTNTFYEMEPAMAEEFRQAAEQGAFPPAFPVGPFVRSNSDEETGASAILEWLDSQPTRSVVYVAFGSGGALSAEQTVELAAGLEASRQRFLWVVRMPSLDGRTCAFGARDDDDPLAWLPEGFLERTRGRGLAVPAWAPQVRVLSHPATAIFVSHCGWNSALESAASGVPMVAWPLYAEQRMNAALLEGTLGVALRPRAREDGGVVAREEVAAAVNELMEGESGRAVRRRAEDLQRAAARAWSPDGSSRRALEDVAAKWKAGAGGCRRQVEGGAWRGEVTRVQSFITIITSLATNNNPAPAGLTSYGSFPFSNDLQGRSIHSTLAPVHALPLCADIGSFAASPCRLCANTCDYTVFRRRMQKMSCLYNYPRTVWNWAGRRLPLPFSRVRSPGERDRHCTSLRLTDCLIVLQAEFSSVRFRRRGHTGLQCHNPIL